The following are encoded together in the Salvia hispanica cultivar TCC Black 2014 chromosome 6, UniMelb_Shisp_WGS_1.0, whole genome shotgun sequence genome:
- the LOC125196881 gene encoding axial regulator YABBY 5-like, with the protein MEMVGDQMCYIPCNFCSIILAVSVPCKSLFDVVTVRCGHCSNLLAVNMAASFHSLHQPPSNDAQGSSEYRVDPGGSSSKWNHRIPIQPSSFITKPNHKTVNRPPEKRQRVPSAYNQFIKEEIQRIKANNPDISHREAFSTAAKNWAHFPHIHCGLMLETNNQDKFDENSDKHEMRRSAVLNK; encoded by the exons atggagatGGTGGGCGATCAAATGTGTTACATCCCTTGCAACTTCTGCAGTATTATCCTTGCG GTGAGTGTTCCATGCAAGAGCCTGTTTGATGTAGTGACCGTACGGTGCGGCCACTGCTCCAATCTTTTAGCTGTAAACATGGCTGCTTCCTTCCACAGTCTTCATCAGCCCCCCTCCAACGATGCTcag GGTTCATCTGAGTACAGAGTGGATCCAGGAGGATCCTCTTCCAAATGGAACCATAGGATTCCAATCCAGCCTTCAAGCTTTATCACCAAACCAAATCACAAGACCGTTAACCGTC CCCCAGAGAAGCGGCAGCGCGTTCCGTCTGCATATAATCAGTTCATTAA AGAGGAGATTCAAAGAATCAAGGCGAATAACCCTGATATCAGCCACAGGGAAGCTTTCAGCACTGCTGCCAAAAAT tGGGCACACTTTCCTCACATCCATTGTGGACTCATGCTGGAAACCAATAACCAAGACAAATTTGATGAG AACTCTGACAAGCATGAAATGAGAAGGTCTGCTGTTCTGAACAAATGA
- the LOC125196315 gene encoding nuclear pore complex protein NUP1 isoform X2, whose product MNISGATQSMVLRSTQEKDGIRYDSDFARIEQLIKGNTFTREEISHLMEILNSRVDKEEEQKSNINAEEDGQLVPWRPEILITPSEGRQRYTERTVIGYSREKSDVPVGVSASPIDLARAYMSRRTTEEGQDLHNSISNSERAQPTNEFTRKPLSFPSPSPKPSICWPGSVVHTRHGLTTPLGQRGRSRLQDFPRTPYSRTILSKSKTKLQAASEYANTSTPFRQSRESPYEQVKSRGETVDAYGSVGPIRRMRNKFASEIRPRGSIFLNSPKEIPLKAPTTQEFEGFLTSAEKNIVPGETSGVPKYLSGENVSQPSDVGMSSTNLSASQAARKALEFLDRNKPTPKQKEAELKLVTGWGSSIDATDVSNVENRSSAHVEDPVSHKNTDISGPNFPMEFNKSSSKFNFLGNSHAKGMNEARDEATGITKGSSSIFGGSSNSTPGADTIPLFGHKRTSGPQPRNWNKSLLQNALTMTNDRETETGSKFSLPPLSNGQDAKTTTEAEALKSHGMKPSLPSIFTQRTILRAASSDNGLGFTFPVSASAGVLSEPPTPSIMPSSLANLTSQPSDTPSIPSYGFGSNKSAPSVVFSFPSTTSSASNQDDSDLIFSFGSDKGRLCFSSFKDDSICY is encoded by the exons TCTATGGTGCTAAGATCTACCCAAGAAAAGGATGGAATTCGGTATGATTCCGATTTTGCCAGAATCGAGCAGCTGATTAAAGGCAACACTTTCACTAG GGAGGAAATCAGTCATTTGATGGAGATATTAAATTCAAGGGTGGACAAGGAGGAGGAGCAAAAATCGAACATTAATGCTGAAGAAGATGGTCAACTTGTTCCATGGAGGCCGGAAATACTCATAACACCTTCTGAAGGGAGACAGAGATATACTGAGAGAACTGTGATTGGCTATTCTCGTGAAAAGTCAGAT GTTCCTGTTGGTGTAAGTGCTTCCCCAATTGATCTTGCTCGTGCATACATGTCTCGTCGTACCACTGAAGAAGGCCAAGATCTTCATAATTCCATATCTAACAGTGAAAGAGCACAGCCAACAAATGAGTTTACAAGAAAGCCACTATCTTTTCCGTCACCTTCACCTAAGCCATCCATATGTTGGCCTGGCTCTGTGGTGCACACACGTCATGGTCTTACTACACCACTGGGTCAGAGGGGGAGGAGCAGGCTTCAAGATTTTCCTAGAACCCCCTATTCAAGAACCATACTGTCAAAGTCCAAAACCAAG TTACAAGCTGCTAGTGAGTATGCAAACACATCAACTCCCTTTCGACAATCTCGGGAATCCCCCTATGAGCAG GTGAAATCAAGGGGTGAGACGGTTGATGCTTATGGTTCAGTGGGACCTATTCGTCGTATGAGGAATAAATTTGCTTCTGAAATCCGTCCACGAGGATCCATTTTCCTGAATTCGCCTAAAGAAATTCCTCTTAAAGCCCCAACAACCCAAGAATTCGAAGGTTTCTTAACTAGTGCAGAAAAGAATATTGTACCAGGTGAAACTAGCGGTGTACCTAAATACTTGTCTGGGGAGAATGTTTCACAACCCTCTGATGTAGGTATGTCTAGCACAAACTTATCTGCTAGTCAGGCAGCTAGGAAAGCACTGGAATTTCTCGATAGAAACAAGCCAACCCCTAAGCAGAAGGAGGCTGAATTGAAGTTGGTGACTGGATGGGGATCTTCTATTGATGCAACTGATGTCAGTAACGTAGAAAATAGAAGCTCAGCACATGTTGAAGACCCTGTTTCCCACAAGAATACTGATATTTCTGGCCCAAATTTCCCTATGGAATTCAATAAAAGTAGCAGTAAGTTTAACTTTTTAGGAAATTCTCATGCCAAAGGAATGAATGAAGCAAGAGATGAAGCCACTGGAATCACTAAAGGTTCTAGCTCAATTTTTGGTGGCTCTTCGAACAGCACTCCAGGTGCAGATACAATTCCTCTTTTCGGTCATAAAAGAACTTCTGGTCCTCAGCCCCGAAATTGGAATAAG TCCTTGTTGCAGAATGCTCTTACCATGACTAATGATAGAGAGACCGAGACAGGTTCGAAGttttctcttcctcctctAAGTAATGGACAGGATGCAAAGACAACTACTGAAGCAGAAGCTTTGAAAAGTCACGGGATGAAACCTTCATTGCCGTCAATTTTTACCCAGAGGACTATACTACGTGCAGCTTCCTCGGACAATGGACTGGGGTTCACTTTCCCTGTTTCTGCTTCTGCAGGTGTGCTCTCAGAACCGCCAACGCCTTCTATCATGCCATCTTCTTTAGCAAATTTAACATCGCAACCAAGCGATACTCCTAGTATTCCTTCTTACGGTTTTGGCTCTAACAAGTCAGCACCAAGTGTAGTTTTCTCGTTTCCATCGACGACAAGTAGTGCATCAAACCAAGATGATTCTGATCTTATATTTAGTTTTGGATCGGACAAGGGTAGGTTGTGTTTTAGCTCTTTTAAAGATGATTCCATTTGTTATTAA
- the LOC125196315 gene encoding nuclear pore complex protein NUP1 isoform X3, translating into MVLRSTQEKDGIRYDSDFARIEQLIKGNTFTREEISHLMEILNSRVDKEEEQKSNINAEEDGQLVPWRPEILITPSEGRQRYTERTVIGYSREKSDVPVGVSASPIDLARAYMSRRTTEEGQDLHNSISNSERAQPTNEFTRKPLSFPSPSPKPSICWPGSVVHTRHGLTTPLGQRGRSRLQDFPRTPYSRTILSKSKTKLQAASEYANTSTPFRQSRESPYEQVKSRGETVDAYGSVGPIRRMRNKFASEIRPRGSIFLNSPKEIPLKAPTTQEFEGFLTSAEKNIVPGETSGVPKYLSGENVSQPSDVGMSSTNLSASQAARKALEFLDRNKPTPKQKEAELKLVTGWGSSIDATDVSNVENRSSAHVEDPVSHKNTDISGPNFPMEFNKSSSKFNFLGNSHAKGMNEARDEATGITKGSSSIFGGSSNSTPGADTIPLFGHKRTSGPQPRNWNKSLLQNALTMTNDRETETGSKFSLPPLSNGQDAKTTTEAEALKSHGMKPSLPSIFTQRTILRAASSDNGLGFTFPVSASAGVLSEPPTPSIMPSSLANLTSQPSDTPSIPSYGFGSNKSAPSVVFSFPSTTSSASNQDDSDLIFSFGSDKGRLCFSSFKDDSICY; encoded by the exons ATGGTGCTAAGATCTACCCAAGAAAAGGATGGAATTCGGTATGATTCCGATTTTGCCAGAATCGAGCAGCTGATTAAAGGCAACACTTTCACTAG GGAGGAAATCAGTCATTTGATGGAGATATTAAATTCAAGGGTGGACAAGGAGGAGGAGCAAAAATCGAACATTAATGCTGAAGAAGATGGTCAACTTGTTCCATGGAGGCCGGAAATACTCATAACACCTTCTGAAGGGAGACAGAGATATACTGAGAGAACTGTGATTGGCTATTCTCGTGAAAAGTCAGAT GTTCCTGTTGGTGTAAGTGCTTCCCCAATTGATCTTGCTCGTGCATACATGTCTCGTCGTACCACTGAAGAAGGCCAAGATCTTCATAATTCCATATCTAACAGTGAAAGAGCACAGCCAACAAATGAGTTTACAAGAAAGCCACTATCTTTTCCGTCACCTTCACCTAAGCCATCCATATGTTGGCCTGGCTCTGTGGTGCACACACGTCATGGTCTTACTACACCACTGGGTCAGAGGGGGAGGAGCAGGCTTCAAGATTTTCCTAGAACCCCCTATTCAAGAACCATACTGTCAAAGTCCAAAACCAAG TTACAAGCTGCTAGTGAGTATGCAAACACATCAACTCCCTTTCGACAATCTCGGGAATCCCCCTATGAGCAG GTGAAATCAAGGGGTGAGACGGTTGATGCTTATGGTTCAGTGGGACCTATTCGTCGTATGAGGAATAAATTTGCTTCTGAAATCCGTCCACGAGGATCCATTTTCCTGAATTCGCCTAAAGAAATTCCTCTTAAAGCCCCAACAACCCAAGAATTCGAAGGTTTCTTAACTAGTGCAGAAAAGAATATTGTACCAGGTGAAACTAGCGGTGTACCTAAATACTTGTCTGGGGAGAATGTTTCACAACCCTCTGATGTAGGTATGTCTAGCACAAACTTATCTGCTAGTCAGGCAGCTAGGAAAGCACTGGAATTTCTCGATAGAAACAAGCCAACCCCTAAGCAGAAGGAGGCTGAATTGAAGTTGGTGACTGGATGGGGATCTTCTATTGATGCAACTGATGTCAGTAACGTAGAAAATAGAAGCTCAGCACATGTTGAAGACCCTGTTTCCCACAAGAATACTGATATTTCTGGCCCAAATTTCCCTATGGAATTCAATAAAAGTAGCAGTAAGTTTAACTTTTTAGGAAATTCTCATGCCAAAGGAATGAATGAAGCAAGAGATGAAGCCACTGGAATCACTAAAGGTTCTAGCTCAATTTTTGGTGGCTCTTCGAACAGCACTCCAGGTGCAGATACAATTCCTCTTTTCGGTCATAAAAGAACTTCTGGTCCTCAGCCCCGAAATTGGAATAAG TCCTTGTTGCAGAATGCTCTTACCATGACTAATGATAGAGAGACCGAGACAGGTTCGAAGttttctcttcctcctctAAGTAATGGACAGGATGCAAAGACAACTACTGAAGCAGAAGCTTTGAAAAGTCACGGGATGAAACCTTCATTGCCGTCAATTTTTACCCAGAGGACTATACTACGTGCAGCTTCCTCGGACAATGGACTGGGGTTCACTTTCCCTGTTTCTGCTTCTGCAGGTGTGCTCTCAGAACCGCCAACGCCTTCTATCATGCCATCTTCTTTAGCAAATTTAACATCGCAACCAAGCGATACTCCTAGTATTCCTTCTTACGGTTTTGGCTCTAACAAGTCAGCACCAAGTGTAGTTTTCTCGTTTCCATCGACGACAAGTAGTGCATCAAACCAAGATGATTCTGATCTTATATTTAGTTTTGGATCGGACAAGGGTAGGTTGTGTTTTAGCTCTTTTAAAGATGATTCCATTTGTTATTAA
- the LOC125196315 gene encoding nuclear pore complex protein NUP1 isoform X4 has product MNISGATQSMVLRSTQEKDGIRYDSDFARIEQLIKGNTFTREEISHLMEILNSRVDKEEEQKSNINAEEDGQLVPWRPEILITPSEGRQRYTERTVIGYSREKSDVPVGVSASPIDLARAYMSRRTTEEGQDLHNSISNSERAQPTNEFTRKPLSFPSPSPKPSICWPGSVVHTRHGLTTPLGQRGRSRLQDFPRTPYSRTILSKSKTKLQAASEYANTSTPFRQSRESPYEQVKSRGETVDAYGSVGPIRRMRNKFASEIRPRGSIFLNSPKEIPLKAPTTQEFEGFLTSAEKNIVPGMSSTNLSASQAARKALEFLDRNKPTPKQKEAELKLVTGWGSSIDATDVSNVENRSSAHVEDPVSHKNTDISGPNFPMEFNKSSSKFNFLGNSHAKGMNEARDEATGITKGSSSIFGGSSNSTPGADTIPLFGHKRTSGPQPRNWNKSLLQNALTMTNDRETETGSKFSLPPLSNGQDAKTTTEAEALKSHGMKPSLPSIFTQRTILRAASSDNGLGFTFPVSASAGVLSEPPTPSIMPSSLANLTSQPSDTPSIPSYGFGSNKSAPSVVFSFPSTTSSASNQDDSDLIFSFGSDKGRLCFSSFKDDSICY; this is encoded by the exons TCTATGGTGCTAAGATCTACCCAAGAAAAGGATGGAATTCGGTATGATTCCGATTTTGCCAGAATCGAGCAGCTGATTAAAGGCAACACTTTCACTAG GGAGGAAATCAGTCATTTGATGGAGATATTAAATTCAAGGGTGGACAAGGAGGAGGAGCAAAAATCGAACATTAATGCTGAAGAAGATGGTCAACTTGTTCCATGGAGGCCGGAAATACTCATAACACCTTCTGAAGGGAGACAGAGATATACTGAGAGAACTGTGATTGGCTATTCTCGTGAAAAGTCAGAT GTTCCTGTTGGTGTAAGTGCTTCCCCAATTGATCTTGCTCGTGCATACATGTCTCGTCGTACCACTGAAGAAGGCCAAGATCTTCATAATTCCATATCTAACAGTGAAAGAGCACAGCCAACAAATGAGTTTACAAGAAAGCCACTATCTTTTCCGTCACCTTCACCTAAGCCATCCATATGTTGGCCTGGCTCTGTGGTGCACACACGTCATGGTCTTACTACACCACTGGGTCAGAGGGGGAGGAGCAGGCTTCAAGATTTTCCTAGAACCCCCTATTCAAGAACCATACTGTCAAAGTCCAAAACCAAG TTACAAGCTGCTAGTGAGTATGCAAACACATCAACTCCCTTTCGACAATCTCGGGAATCCCCCTATGAGCAG GTGAAATCAAGGGGTGAGACGGTTGATGCTTATGGTTCAGTGGGACCTATTCGTCGTATGAGGAATAAATTTGCTTCTGAAATCCGTCCACGAGGATCCATTTTCCTGAATTCGCCTAAAGAAATTCCTCTTAAAGCCCCAACAACCCAAGAATTCGAAGGTTTCTTAACTAGTGCAGAAAAGAATATTGTACCAG GTATGTCTAGCACAAACTTATCTGCTAGTCAGGCAGCTAGGAAAGCACTGGAATTTCTCGATAGAAACAAGCCAACCCCTAAGCAGAAGGAGGCTGAATTGAAGTTGGTGACTGGATGGGGATCTTCTATTGATGCAACTGATGTCAGTAACGTAGAAAATAGAAGCTCAGCACATGTTGAAGACCCTGTTTCCCACAAGAATACTGATATTTCTGGCCCAAATTTCCCTATGGAATTCAATAAAAGTAGCAGTAAGTTTAACTTTTTAGGAAATTCTCATGCCAAAGGAATGAATGAAGCAAGAGATGAAGCCACTGGAATCACTAAAGGTTCTAGCTCAATTTTTGGTGGCTCTTCGAACAGCACTCCAGGTGCAGATACAATTCCTCTTTTCGGTCATAAAAGAACTTCTGGTCCTCAGCCCCGAAATTGGAATAAG TCCTTGTTGCAGAATGCTCTTACCATGACTAATGATAGAGAGACCGAGACAGGTTCGAAGttttctcttcctcctctAAGTAATGGACAGGATGCAAAGACAACTACTGAAGCAGAAGCTTTGAAAAGTCACGGGATGAAACCTTCATTGCCGTCAATTTTTACCCAGAGGACTATACTACGTGCAGCTTCCTCGGACAATGGACTGGGGTTCACTTTCCCTGTTTCTGCTTCTGCAGGTGTGCTCTCAGAACCGCCAACGCCTTCTATCATGCCATCTTCTTTAGCAAATTTAACATCGCAACCAAGCGATACTCCTAGTATTCCTTCTTACGGTTTTGGCTCTAACAAGTCAGCACCAAGTGTAGTTTTCTCGTTTCCATCGACGACAAGTAGTGCATCAAACCAAGATGATTCTGATCTTATATTTAGTTTTGGATCGGACAAGGGTAGGTTGTGTTTTAGCTCTTTTAAAGATGATTCCATTTGTTATTAA